The following is a genomic window from Burkholderia cepacia ATCC 25416.
TTCGCAGACGCGCGCAGTGCCGTCGACGTGCGGGATGATCTTCAGCAGGAAATTGGGGCCGGCAAGACGCTTCGTCTGCTCGTCGATGTCGAGTTCCTTGTGCTTGTAGCCCATCGTGCCGGTCGCGACGCGCACCTTGCCGTAGTCGAGCGTGCCGAGGAGGTGGTCGGTGTTCACGTGCAGCGTGGGCGATGCGAGTTTCTTCGGGAAGCCCCACAGTTCGCGGCCGCCGGCGATCGGCGGGTGATCGTCGAGATACATCGCGAGCGTATAGCCGCCCGGCTGGCCGTTGTACTCGACGGGAATGACCTGGCCGCTTTCGGTGTAATCGCCGAAGCCGGTCGAATCGGCCATGCGGATGAATTCGTAATGCACGAGCGGCTCGGTGACCTGCAGCGGCTCGGGGACGATTTCGCGGAGACGGTCCGGATCGGTGCGATACGTGATGATCAGGAACTCACGATCGACGAAACGGTAAGGGCCCATCGGGAAGGCAGGGCTGGTCAACGGCATCGCAAACGCTTTCGATCGGACATCGCTGGGTTTCATGCGGACTCCTTGTTGTTGATCGCTTCGTGGATGAGTGCTCGTAAGCTCGTAATCCTATGCCTGTGCGTTGCCGTTGTGCGATGCCGCATATGGAATTAATTGTTGCCGATTTCGTAGAATTCGACGCGTAAATATTGAGATGAATGATGCAAACGGTCCGGACAGCCCCCGGCGTCCCGATATTCGCATGCATCGATGACGTCACGATGTGAAAAAGGTGAGTCTTTACGGGACGGCAGGTGAGCCTTTCCGGGAGGCGGTCGCGCGGGAATGTGACAATTGTGTGAACTTGTGCTGCAGTGCAAGCTCTAAGTGCGTTCGCCGCGGCGGGCTTCGTCGCGTGCGTCCGCCGCATTAAGCATCGCTTAAGCGAGAGCGCCCTAGCATCGTTCGTATCAGGCCGGGCAACCGGCCGAGTTTTTACGCCTCACGCAACCGGATTCATGCAGACCCTCAATCTCACCCTTTTTTCCGCCATCAACGCCGGGGTTGCGCCGCAGCCGGGCGTTGCCCGCCTCGCCATCTTCGCCGCCGACTGGCTCGTCTATGCGCTGCCCGCGATGCTGCTGCTGACCTGGATCTTCGGCGCGCGCACGACGCGGCGCCAGGCGATCGAAGCCGGAGTCGGCGTATGCGTGGCGATCGCGCTCGCGCAGGTCATCGGACATTTCTGGTTCTCGCCGCGTCCGTTCATGGCCGGCGTCGGCACGCAACTGATTCCGCATGCGCCGGACAGCTCGTTTCCGAGCGACCACATGACGTTCGCGTGGAGCATGGCAGTCGGGTTGATGCTCGGCGGCACGACCCGGCTCACCGGGTTCGTGATGGCCGCGTTGGCCGCGGCGATTGCATGGGGGCGTATCTATGCGGGCGTGCACTGGCCGTTCGACATGGCGGGCGGCGTGCTGGTCGGCACGGCCGGCGCGCTGGCCGCGCACCTGTACGGACAACGCGCGACCGCGCTGCTCGAACGGCTCGGCGATTCGGTGCATGCAGTCGTGATGGGGCGCCGGCACGCGCCGTAAGCGGGGGGATCGGGCCGGACGCCGTCAGCCGGGTGTCCTGGCCGATTCAGCCGATGCGGATGGCCCGCCGCCCGCATCGTGCAGTTCGGGCGTATCGGCCGGATGTTGCGCGGCGTCGCGGTCGAGCGCGCTTTCCTTCAGGATCGCGCACATCGCGACGAACAGCGCGAGTACCACCGCGGCAAGGCCGCAATAGCCGGCGATCTTCAGGTTGCGAAGGAAAGGCGACGCGGGGCTTTCTTTTGTCATGACCGGACGCTCCTGGGCGGGCTGCGACGGCTGTCGCCCGACAGCGGCGTCGCACACACAGATATATACCAGTCGCGATAGCGGTGCCAAGCCCGCTGGTGCGCCGACGCGACGATTGTGTCATCCGCCGGTCAGCCGGGTACGCCTTTGACGGCTACCCGCATCCGTCAGTCTTCCAGGGTTTCGTGCACGGCCGCCGCGCCGCGCTTCCAGTAGGCCGCCGCGCGGATGCGCGATTTGTCGACGCCGCGCTCGCCGGTCAGGTGCTGGCGTACCGCGCGTATCGACAGCGCTTCGCCTGCCGCCCACACGTAGCCGTCGCCGGACGGCGGCAGCGGCAGGTCGCGCACGGCATTCAGCAGTACGTCGCCGTTCGCGGCGTCGGCTTCGGCGCGGAAGCGCCAGATTTCATGCACGTCGGCGCGCGTGTCGAACGCGATCTGCGCGGTGCGATCCGCGACTTCCATCACGACGGCCGCGCGCGCGCCGGCCGGCAATTCCTCGAGGCGCCGCGCGACTGCCGGCAGCGCCGTATCGTCGCCGATCAGCAGGTGCCAGTCGAAACCGGTCGGGACGACGAACGAACCGCGCGGGCCGCCGATGCCGAGCCATTGGCCGACGCGTGCCTGTGCGGCCCACTGCGACGCGGGGCCCGGGTGGTTCAGCACGAATTCCAGATCGAGTTCGCGAGCGGCGCGGTCGAAGCGGCGCGGCGTGAAGTCGCGCGCGACCGGCCTCGGTTCGCCTTCCGGAAACTCCGGACCGTTCGCGCCGAGCGTCGGCATCGCAGGCCGTTCGGCGCCGGGCGGCGGGAAAAATACCTTCACGTGATCGTCGAACGACGCGGATTCGAAATCCGCGAGATCGGGGCCGCCGAGCGTGACGCGCAGCAGGTGCGGCGTCACGGCGTGCACGCGCAGGACCTGCAGCAAGCGGAACTTGAGGGTGTGGCGCACGCGGGTCACGGTGCGCTCGGATGTGTTCTGCATCAATCCGTTCTCCTGAGGTTTGACGGGACGGCGCGGATCACGCGCCGGTGCCGCCTTCGATTTCGGCCGTCGCACGGCGCAAGATGGCCGCGACGCGGCGCTGTTCATCCGGGCCGGCTGCGCTCTTGTGCAGCAACGCGCGCTTGAGTGCGAGGCGCGCCTCGACGAACTCCGGCAGCCAGCCTGCTTGCGTTTCGTCCTGCGTTTCGTTGCCCGCCGATTCCCCGGCGAACGCACGGCGCATGAATTCCATCTTGCGAGCGAGGTGCGTGAGGCGTGCGAACAGCGTATCGACCCGTTCGCGCTGGGCGTCGAGATGGGTGCGGCCGGCGTCGGTCAGTGCATAACGCTTGCGGTTGCCTTCCGCCTGCGACGCGACGAAGCCGACTTCTTCGAGATACGTGAGCGCCGGATACACCATGCCGGGGCTCGGGCTGTAGAAACCGTTCGAACGCGTGTCGAGCGCCTTGATCAGCTCGTAGCCGTGGCTCGGTTGCTCGGCGACGAGCGCAAGCAACAGCAACTGGAGATCGTCGGAGCTGAACTGGCGGCCGCGTGGCATGCCGTCGTCGCCGAAATCGCCAAAGCCGCCGCGCCCGCCACGGCCGCCGAACGGGCCGCCGCCACCGAACGGATCGTGGCCGCGGCGGTGGCGGCCGATCGCGTACCAGAGACCGGTGAACCAGTCAGGGCGGGCATGCGCACCATGACCGTCGCTTCGGGCATGGCCGCGGGAAGGGTTGTGTCGCATGATCGGGTCCTATATATCGGAAAACATATCTAAAGATATATATCGAAAGATAGGCCGTCAAGGGGATTTATTGGGGGATGGATGGCGGGGACTGGCGAAAAGGTGATCACGCTGTAGGTTGGCAAAAAAGGTGGCCTTTTTTGCAGTATTTGATCAAAACTATTGATGTGGAAATTAAATAGTTTTCATTGAAACTCCCAGTGTTTTTGTCTGGTCGGTCTGATCAGACCCCCGACGCGCATCGTTCCCGACGGCGGCGGCACCGGGTGGTGCGGTCAAAGACGTCACCTGTCGAAGCCCATCGCGTGTAACCCTCAGCTGACCCGGCGATTCTCAGCGCATCATGAGCTGCGTCGGTTTGATTGGGCGCTGCCGGACGATCGTCGGGAATTTGCTGGCGTACTGAAGTACATGCAGAGCCGATTACCCTTGCCGTGCCCCGAACTTTATTCTCCGGATTTCGCGATGAGAATGTACTTGGCTTCCGCCGGTGTAATCGACTACGTTGCCAAGATCATCGACGGGGCGGTTTTGTGTGCCATTGAGCGTGGTAAGAGTCGGCTCGGTCTTACGGAATTCGAACAAGCTTTTGCCGAGGAGGTCTGGGCTGGTGGGGTAGGTAGGCTCAATCCATTTCACCCCGATGCGGAGTTGCGTGATCTCGTGGGTACTGGTGAGCCCTTCTGGTATCTCGCTCGCGACGTGAATGGAAATGGCAAGAAACTCCGCTGAATCGTCGGTAGCGGTTGCAATCGCCTCTCCTCCAAGGATGTTTATGCACCCAGTCATCCAGGTCGGAGAGGCGAGTTCGGCCTATATGAAGCGCATCGCCGTCAGCAATGGTATCTCGCTAGATCGCCTGTATCAGCTTGGTGTAGTCCTCGACGAGACGGCTCTTGAGAAGGCGTTGTCTTGGGATCGTATCGCGCCCCCGGTCGAATCGAGACGATACTTGAATAGTCTGATCAGTTTGCGTCGCTCTGCGCCCAGGGCGTGGCTGAACAAGACTGCACGGTGCTGCCCGCTTTGCTTGCGCGAACAGACGCGCTGGGCAGCCGAGTGGGAATTGCGTCCCTATCTAGCGTGCACCAAGCATCGATGCTGGCTGATCGATCGGTGTGGCGCGTGCAACCGCCCCATACTTTGGACAAGAAAATCGCTGCTTTGCTGCGACTGTGGAGAACGGTTTGCAGACATGCAAACGTCGTCAGCACCAACGAAGTTCACTTAGCTATCCTCAATAATAGCTAGTAGGCTTCCAAATTTTTGCGGAGAATCTTCTGTATTCGATGGGCTTTCGTTGAATGACATGATTTCTCTTCTTGTGCACTTCGGGAACCCAACCGATGCCGAAAAAGCCGGTTGCCGTCGCGAGGCAGGCCACATCGGAGCAATGAGCAACGCCATCGCGGCCCTTGATCCATCGGCCGATGCATTGTCGGTGTGGCCATCTGGGTTTCGGACATATCTAAGTAAGATGCACAAGGAACGAGGCGACGAGGATGGGTGTGTCGGATCCACTTTCCGAGGCATCTATACCTACATTCGCTCGAACCAACATAAAGGAGAATTCGGGTTCCTAAGGGACGTTGTTTTGCAGTACCTCGTCGATCATTGGCCGTGGCCTTCGCTTGATCGGAAAAACGCCCTGATGGACACCGTCGCATCTCGATTGCCCTGGATGTGGGCGTCAAGCGCAGCTCGGGAACTCAATATGAAAGAAGAGAAGCTCAAGGAGTTAGCTGGGAAGGGGCTGATCGTGGTCAAATATCGACCATCTCGAAGCAAACGAATGTTGCTGGCTGTTCGGCGCGAAGACCTACCGAGGATTCGGCAGATCTTGCATGAGCAGGCTGGCCTCAAGGCGCTTCGGAACCTTGGGATATCGATTCGACGGCAGATCGTGTTGCTCCCGCTCCTTTTTCCGGAGGCTCAAGGGGATACCGTACAGTTTCGCAAAGGAGAACAAGTGCAGGTATTGAGATCCAGTATCGAAAAGCTACTCAAGCTTGCCGAGGATTTGCCGGTCATCGACTATGAGGGTGCCGAGCAAGTAGTGTTGGCACGGGTACTTCGATCGTGTGCTTGGCGTAACGAGATGATCGAGCATCTCTTTCGGATGATTCTCCGTGGCGAGATGAAGCCGGAGGCTGTGCTCAAGGGTAAGCCAGGGTTCACTGGATGGCTGTTTTCTCGAGAGGCGCTGGAAAGAATCAAGCTTGAGGGCTCGCTGACACGGCTGAAGGCATATTCGCAGGCAGGCGCCAACGCGCTTCCCGCGCTGGCGCCACCAAACCGGACGATATCGACGTCATCGTAAAGGCAGTTTCACTCACGCCCGTCAGCGTCATCTTTGTCAGCCCCAACATGCAGGCCGTGGATTTCGAGAAGCGCGGCGTGTGACGGGCCGGTGTTGGCGGGTTCCTTGCGACGGCGGTCTCAAGACGCGCGGCTGCCAGGACATCCTGATTACCGTGGTCGATGGCCTGGAGGGGCTCACCGAAGTCATCAGCATGACCTATTCGCGAATCCCGGTTGCGCCCCACGCATGAATTGGCATCTTGTGCGTCGAAGCGGCAATATTTTTTCTTTCCATAGCCTTTCAAATGCGCAGCAAGGTACTGTATGACAGGGGAATACCCTGCCTTTTTTTTTCGATCATGTTTTATGTATCATGACCTAACTTTTGCAACATGTACTAACTCAGGGCGCCAGAAAATCCTTATCGGTATGGGGCAGTACGGCGCGTGTACAGGCAGGAATGCGAACCGGATTAGCGCCCCCGTCAAGGGCAGGCGGCCCGGTGGCAGGTGAAGCGGATCGGGATCGCATCCTGTCTTCAGACTCCGCGCGAACGATGGCCGCCTGCCGCCAGGGCAGCCGGAGTTCGCGCCCCAATGCAGGCGTCATTCACAGATTATGTCCAGGAAGTCATCCACCAGCGGGGCGGCCGACCTGCAGCGCAGGCAGTGGCTCAAGGTTGCCGGTGCATCGGTCGCGGCGGGCGGTCTCGCACTCGGCGCCGCGCGGGCGAAGGCCGATGCGGCGCCTGCCGCCGGGAACGACAGCGGCGTGCTCGATGTCGCGATCGTCGGCGCCGGGCTGGCGGGCCTGACGGCCGCGCGCGACCTGCGCTACGCCGGCTGCGAATCCTTCGTCGTGCTCGAGGCGCGCGACCGCGTGGGCGGCCGCACGCTGAACTACGACGTGGGCGGCGGCCACGTGACCGAAGTGGGCGGCCAGTGGATCGGCCCGGGCCAGACGGCGGTCGCCGATCTTGCTCGCGAGCTGGAAGTCGGCACGTTCCCGAGCTACTACGCGGGCAAGACCGTGATTCTCGGCGGCGACGGGCGCGCCGAGATCGACCTGGAGGGCACCTTCGGCACCGACGAGGCCGTCGCGGCGAAACTGAGCAGGTTGTCGCGCGACGTGCCGTCGGGCGCGCCGTGGACGTCGCCCAAGGTCGGCGAACTCGACCGACTGTCGGTCGGCGACTGGCTCGCGACGCAGGGCATCAAGGCGGAAGACCGGATGGGCTGGAACGCGTCGATCTCGCTGTCGGGCGGCGTCGCGCCGGCGAAGATGGGGCTGCTGCACTTCCTGTCGATGATCAACTCCGCCGATTGCGATTACGCGCAGCTCGATTCGATCAAGCACAGCGCGCAGGAAACCCGCTTCGTCGGCGGCTCGCAGATCCTCAGCATCCGGATGGCGCAGCAACTGGGCGACAAGGTGCGGCTGTCGTCGCCGGTGCGGCGGATCGTCGGCTGGGATCGCGATGTCGTGACGCTGGAAACCGATCGCGGCACGGTGCGCGCGAAAAAGGTCGTGATGGCGCTTCACCCGGCGCTGTGTCATCAGGTGCAGTTCGATCCGCCGCTGCCTGAAAAGCGCCACGCGTTGCAGCGTGCGTGGCCGGCCCATTCGCCGGCGCGCAAGACCGCGATGGTCTACCGCCGCCCGTTCTGGCGCGACAAGGGCTTGAACGGCCACATCTTCCAGACCGACGGGCCGGTGTTCTGGGCTTACGACAATTCACCGCCGGGCGGCGAGATCGGCGTGATCAACGCGTTCGTCCGGAATGCGTTGGTGCCGTCGGATCCGCAGGCCGCGAAGCAGATGCACATGGATCTCTATGCGCAGGCGTGGGGCGACGAAGCGCGTGCGCCGGTGTCGTACCACGATCGCGACTGGGGGCTCGCCGACCCGTGGACGCTCACGTGCGTATCGGCGATCCCGCCCGGCTTCTGGAGCGCGCACGGCGAAGCGCTGCGTGCGCCGTGCGGCAACCTGATCTGGTCGGGCACCGAGACCGCGAACATCTGGGCCGGCTACATGGACGGCGCCGTGCGCTCCGGTCACCAAAGCGCGCTTCAGGCGCTGAATGCGCTGCGTCATGCTTAGGATCACGAAGATGAAGAAACGGCTTTTATTGCTCACGGCGGTGGTGGCGATCGGTGCGTTGCTGGCCCTCTACGGCCCGACGTTGCTCGGCTTCTATCGCCTGCAGCGCCATATCGATACGGCCGCGCAAGCCGATGACGCCGACGGCGGCCCGTGGCCGCGCGTGACAGACGCGTGCATGGGCTGCCACGGCGTGAAGGGCACGTCGCTCAGCCAGGCGTATCCGAGCCTTGCCGGCCAGCCGGCGCAATACGTGGCCGCACAGCTTCGCGCATTTGCGGGCGGGCAGCGCACGAACCCGACGATGGGCCCGCTCGCGATGACGATGAGCGAAGCCGAGATCACGCGTCTGGCCGGCTATTACGCGAAGCAGGCGCCGCTGGACAACCGCTATTTCAAGCCGGATGCACGACTGCGCACGAAAGGCGAGCAACTGGTGACGGGCGGTGCGTGCGCGGCCTGCCACGGCGCACAGCTGATGGGGCAGGCGCAATTCCCACGGCTGGCCGGGCAGGGATACGACTATCTGCTCGCGCAGCTCGACGCGTTCGCGAAGGGCTCGCGCAGCGAGGCGACCGGCACGATGCAGCGCGTCGCGCAGGCGATGTCGGCGGACGATCGGGCGGCGGTGGCGTCCTATCTCGCGAGCCTCGGCCCCGCTGGGCAGTGAATCAACGGCAGCAATCGACTTCGGGAGTTCGAACCATGGATTACAGATCACTTGCCCTTTGTCTTTCCAGCGCGACGCTTGCGGCGACGACCGGCGTCTACGGCTTCAAGTTCGTGCGCAAGCGCAACTTCCTGATCGGCCTCGAGTGGTGGATCGTGACGATCTCCGCATCCAACGCGGTGATCTTCTTCGCGACCGAATCGCCGGTGTCGTACTTCATCTCGCATTTTCTCGACGCGTTCTCGCGGGGATTCGGGATGCCGGTGATCGCGGTCGCCGGCCTGATGGCCGTCACGCACGGCTACCGGCCGTCGATGCGGCAGGACGTGACGCTGTTCGTGCTCGCGACGCTCGGGACGATCGCGCTCGTGGCCGGCGTGTTGCAGCACGCGCTGCCGTACTTCTACGTGGCGATGTGGACGCTGATGTCGATCTATCTCGCCGGTTTCGTGTGGCGACTCGCGCGTGCCGGGCACGCGTTCCATGCGCTGACGACGACGATCGCGCTCGTCGCTGCGCAGGCGATCGCGTGCATCTACGACTTCTACAAGATCCCCGGCGAGGAAACCAACGTCGTGTTCAATTTCTACGTACTGGCGTTGCTGACGTGGTCGTACCTGACCGTCGCGCTCTATTACGCCTATTGCGCACTGGAGCGGGAGAAGGGGCGCGGTCGGGCCGATGCCGGTGTGTTGTCGTATCCTAAATGAGTAGCTGTACTGAGGAGGTAACGAAGGATCGCTCCGGTTGCCGTGATCGTGGAGTGCGCGGATGGACCGCATTCGCCTGACCCGCGCCGAGCGGCGCGATGCGACGCGCGAACGCCTGCTCGGCGCCGCGCGCGCGATCCTCGCGGAGAAAGGCTATGCGGCCGCGAGCGTGGAGGATATTGCAGCGGCGGCCGGGCATACGCGCGGCGCATTCTACTCGAACTTCCGCGACAAGGCCGACGTGCTGTTCGAGCTGCTGCGCCGGGATCGGGACGAGGCTGCCGCGGCATTGCAGCGGATCGTCGGTTCGCACGATCCGGTCGACGATGCGCAGCGCGCGATGCTCGCGTATTGGCGAAGGGGCGCGACCCAGCCTGCAGTGCACCTGATGTGGCTCGACGCGCAGTTCCAGGCGGCGCGCGATCCGCGGTTCCGTGCGCGCTTCGGCGCGTTGCTACGAGACCGCCAGGCACTCGCGGCCGCGTGCATCGACGCGTATGCCGCGCGGGCCGGCGTGTCTTTGCCGTTGCCCACGCCGGTGCTGGCGCTCGGCCTGACCGCGTTGTGCGATGGCATGCAGTCGCACGGCGCGGCCGATGCGCTGGCCGACGCGGTACTGGTCGGCTTCATCGCGCACACGGTGTTCGACCGCGTGCGCGGATGACGGCGCGAAGACGCGGTGGCCGCGCGTTGTCGTGCGCCTGTATGAAGGCCGAAAGCCGATTGTCATGACGGGCCGGCGGCGGCCGGCCACAAACGTTCGATCATGCAGACGAAACAGGGAATACCCCGTCTTTTTCTTTTAATTATTTTTGTCATGATGACCTAACATAGTCATCATGTTCTACTGATGTGCCGGCAGTGAAGACGAACCGCCGGTTGAGGCTGAACGAATCGGGAGATAGACGATGGATGCAATGAAGCGAAAGGCGTTCTTCGAGGACGGAGCCGTGCTCATCGAAGGGGTGCTCAACGACGAACAACTCGCGCAATGCCGCGCGGTGTTCGACTGGGGAATGGAGAATCCGGGCCCGATGGCGACGACGCTGCTCGACGGCACCGAATACAAGTCGCACAACGACAACGCGAACCCGTATGCGAAGGAGCGGCTCGACGCGCTGGTCGGCACGCTGCCGTTCGGGCAGCTGTTCGCCGACCTGTGGGGTTCGAAGCACGTGTGGTACTTCGCCGAGGAGCTGTTCATGAAGGGCGGCGGCAAGAGCGCACGCTCGCCGTGGCACCAGGACACGTCGTACCTGCCGTGGCAGGGCATGCACTTCGGCAACGCGTGGATCAGCTTCGAGCACGTGCCCAAGCGTAATGCGCTGGAGATCGTGCGCGGCTCGCATCACGGCGTGCGGCATGACGGCACGACGTTCCAGAACGCCGAGGATCCGACCGACCCGCTGCACGGCGGCGACGTGTGGCCGCGCCTGCCGAACATCGAGGCCGAGCGCCGCGCGGCGCCGGATGCGTACGACATCCTGTCGTGGGAAACGAAGCCGGGCGACGTGCTGCTGCTCCATCCAGGCGTGCTGCACGGCGGCGGCGCGGTCGACGCCGATTTCCCCGATCGCCATACGCTCGTGCTGCGCTTTTTCGGCGACGACGCGGTGTTCAGCCCGCTGCCCGACGAAAGCCGCTCGGGATTCACGCCGGCCGGCGTGCTGTTTGTCGAGGAACTCGCCGGGCTGAAGGCCGGCGATCCGTTCCGCGCGCCGTGTTTCCGCCAACTCGTCTGAACCGGGAGAATTCGTCATGACAGCAACTCCGAAGCGGCAATCGATCGTGCCGGCTGCGTTCCAGCCGTGGTACGACGCGTACCACTTCTCGCCGGCGACGCGCGTCGGCGACACGATCTGGGTGTCGGGCCAGGTCGGCCTCGACGCGCAGATGCAGCCGGCCGACGGCGTGCAGGCCCAGGCGCGGATCGCGTTCGAGTGCCTGAAGGCGATCCTCGAGGAAGCCGGCGCGAGCCTCACCGATGTCGTGGAGCTCACGACTTTCCACACGGATCTGCAATGCGAGACCGAAGGCTTCGCGGCGGTCAAGGACGTGTATTTCCCCGACCGTTACCCGTCGTGGACAGCGGTCGGCGTCACGCAACTGGCGCTGCCGGGGCTGTGCGTCGAGATTCGCGCGGTGGCGGTGGCCGGCTCCGGCAAGGGCTGACGGAAGGCACGAGGGTTTTTCGCGGGATTTGCGTTCCATATGAATCGCAGTCCTGATAAAAAAGTAACGGGATAGCAGTCGATTGGCACGTGGCCGGCCGGGACCCCGGCCGGCCTCGATCAGGGCGCGACGTCATCGTCGATTGACGACGACGATCGAAACAAATGCGTTTCGTCCGGGATGGGCGAGCGAAGGCGGAGCAGGAAGGAGAACCATGATGAAGAAGCATCGTTTCTGGACCACGTCCGCGATCGCGGCCGCTGCATGTGTCGCGATCGGCACCGCCGTCGCGGCGGACGACCTGACACCGGCCGGCGCCGACCGTTCGGCGAGCAAGGACGGCGCGGTGCCGGCTTATGCGGGCAAGCAGTCGCCCGACGCCGGCTGGGAGTGGGGCAAGGTACGCGGCGATTTCTGGAAGCATCGCAACGAGAAGCCGCTCTATTCGATCGACGCGGCGAACGTCGACAAGTATGCGGACAAGCTGTCGCCCGGCCAGGTCGCGCTGATCAAGCAGAAGAAGGGCTACCGGATGGACGTCTACCCGTCCCACCGCGAATGCCAGTTGCCGGATGCCGCCGAGCAGAACTCGAAGGCGAACCTCACGGCCGCGAAGCTGGATGCGAGCGGCGAGAACCTCGCCGCGGCCGCGTTGCCGGGCGTGCCGTTCCCGCAACCGAAGAACGGCATCGAAGCGATCCTGAACTACGAGATGCGTTATCGCGGCGAAGGCGTCGAATGGGCGCAGGTCGCCACGAGCATTTCGCCGCGCCCCGGCAGCAGCGAATGGATCGACGCGGTCGGCCCGCAGACGTTCTATTTCCCGTCGGCCAAGCTCGGCAAGACCTCGCCGCAGGAGGTCGACCAGTTGAGCGCCGCCGTTTATTTCCAGATGAACTCGCCGGCCGCGCTGGCCGGGCAGGCCTTCGTCCAGCGGCAGTACTTCAACAAGGATTCGGAAACCTACTACTACTTCCCGGGACAGCGCCGCGTGCGACGCATGCCGGCCTATACGCATGACGCGCCGTTGATCGGCTTCGAGAACCAGTACCTGATCGACGAGGCCAACATGATCAACGGCTCGCTCGACCGGTTCAACTGGAAGCTGGTCGGCAAGAAGGAAATGCTCGTCCCGTACAACGCGTTCGGCATGTACCGGTTCAAGAGCAAGCTGCACGACGTCGCGACGCCCGACGGCCTCGCCGCGGCGAACCGTCGCTACGAGACGCATCGCGTGTGGGTCGTCGAAGCGACGCTGAAGCCGAGCGCGCGGCACGTCGCGTCGAAGAAGGTGTTCTATCTCGACGAAGACAGCTGGCTCGCGCTCGTCGGCGAGGACTACGACGCGCAGGGCAAGTTGTGGAAGGTGCGGGAAAGCTACCCGATTCCGGTATGGGAGCTTGGTGGCACCTGCGACAACGAACCGCTCGCGCAGTACGACATGATCAATGGCCGCTATGTGTTCGATGCGTCGTCGATCGGTCAGGGCAAGGACATTCGCTGGTTCGGTCAGGCCGACGATCCGCGCTTCAAGCAGGATTTCTACACGGCGGAATCGCTGCGCTCGGTCAGCGAACGTTGACGGTGACCGGCTGACGGATACAAGGACCGGCGCGCGCAACGATCGTGCGCCGGCATCGAACAGGGGCGGAGGTGGATCATGGAACCGGCAAGATTGTTAAGGAATGCTACGGTATCGGTCGCGATGGCGGGCGCCGCGACGTCGAGCGCGTACGCGTATGACTTCACGTTGAACGGCGGGGCCCTGCAGGGCTCGTGGGTGTCGAACCTCACGGCCGGCGCCGGTATTCGCACCAAAAACCCGAGCTGCTCGCTCACCGGCGACCCGAACGCCTTCGGCTGCGGCGCGGGCGCGAACACCAACCAGTGGGGCTATGCGGACAACGGCGACCTGAACTATCGCAGGGGCCAACCGTTCAGCACCTACATCAGCGCGACCAGCGAGCTGCTGCTGAAGATGCCGAGCGAGGGGTTGAAGTTCATGGTGCGCGGTACCGGCATGTACGACTTCATGGCCAAGAACACGAACCGCACGCCGTTGTCGAGCACGGCCGCCGCGCAGGTCGTCTACAACGCGCAGCTGCTCGACCTGTGGGCGCAGAAGGATTTCACGATCGGCGGGCGCAACGCGCACGTGCGGCTCGGCAACCAGGTGATCAACTGGGGC
Proteins encoded in this region:
- a CDS encoding TniQ family protein — its product is MHPVIQVGEASSAYMKRIAVSNGISLDRLYQLGVVLDETALEKALSWDRIAPPVESRRYLNSLISLRRSAPRAWLNKTARCCPLCLREQTRWAAEWELRPYLACTKHRCWLIDRCGACNRPILWTRKSLLCCDCGERFADMQTSSAPTKFT
- a CDS encoding acetoacetate decarboxylase; the encoded protein is MKPSDVRSKAFAMPLTSPAFPMGPYRFVDREFLIITYRTDPDRLREIVPEPLQVTEPLVHYEFIRMADSTGFGDYTESGQVIPVEYNGQPGGYTLAMYLDDHPPIAGGRELWGFPKKLASPTLHVNTDHLLGTLDYGKVRVATGTMGYKHKELDIDEQTKRLAGPNFLLKIIPHVDGTARVCELVRYYMQDIKMKGAWTGPASLELAPHALAPVADLPVLEIVEARHIVADLTLGLGEVVYDYLAQ
- a CDS encoding c-type cytochrome, whose translation is MKKRLLLLTAVVAIGALLALYGPTLLGFYRLQRHIDTAAQADDADGGPWPRVTDACMGCHGVKGTSLSQAYPSLAGQPAQYVAAQLRAFAGGQRTNPTMGPLAMTMSEAEITRLAGYYAKQAPLDNRYFKPDARLRTKGEQLVTGGACAACHGAQLMGQAQFPRLAGQGYDYLLAQLDAFAKGSRSEATGTMQRVAQAMSADDRAAVASYLASLGPAGQ
- a CDS encoding flavin monoamine oxidase family protein translates to MSRKSSTSGAADLQRRQWLKVAGASVAAGGLALGAARAKADAAPAAGNDSGVLDVAIVGAGLAGLTAARDLRYAGCESFVVLEARDRVGGRTLNYDVGGGHVTEVGGQWIGPGQTAVADLARELEVGTFPSYYAGKTVILGGDGRAEIDLEGTFGTDEAVAAKLSRLSRDVPSGAPWTSPKVGELDRLSVGDWLATQGIKAEDRMGWNASISLSGGVAPAKMGLLHFLSMINSADCDYAQLDSIKHSAQETRFVGGSQILSIRMAQQLGDKVRLSSPVRRIVGWDRDVVTLETDRGTVRAKKVVMALHPALCHQVQFDPPLPEKRHALQRAWPAHSPARKTAMVYRRPFWRDKGLNGHIFQTDGPVFWAYDNSPPGGEIGVINAFVRNALVPSDPQAAKQMHMDLYAQAWGDEARAPVSYHDRDWGLADPWTLTCVSAIPPGFWSAHGEALRAPCGNLIWSGTETANIWAGYMDGAVRSGHQSALQALNALRHA
- a CDS encoding undecaprenyl-diphosphatase, giving the protein MQTLNLTLFSAINAGVAPQPGVARLAIFAADWLVYALPAMLLLTWIFGARTTRRQAIEAGVGVCVAIALAQVIGHFWFSPRPFMAGVGTQLIPHAPDSSFPSDHMTFAWSMAVGLMLGGTTRLTGFVMAALAAAIAWGRIYAGVHWPFDMAGGVLVGTAGALAAHLYGQRATALLERLGDSVHAVVMGRRHAP
- a CDS encoding siderophore-interacting protein, whose protein sequence is MQNTSERTVTRVRHTLKFRLLQVLRVHAVTPHLLRVTLGGPDLADFESASFDDHVKVFFPPPGAERPAMPTLGANGPEFPEGEPRPVARDFTPRRFDRAARELDLEFVLNHPGPASQWAAQARVGQWLGIGGPRGSFVVPTGFDWHLLIGDDTALPAVARRLEELPAGARAAVVMEVADRTAQIAFDTRADVHEIWRFRAEADAANGDVLLNAVRDLPLPPSGDGYVWAAGEALSIRAVRQHLTGERGVDKSRIRAAAYWKRGAAAVHETLED
- a CDS encoding PadR family transcriptional regulator, whose protein sequence is MRHNPSRGHARSDGHGAHARPDWFTGLWYAIGRHRRGHDPFGGGGPFGGRGGRGGFGDFGDDGMPRGRQFSSDDLQLLLLALVAEQPSHGYELIKALDTRSNGFYSPSPGMVYPALTYLEEVGFVASQAEGNRKRYALTDAGRTHLDAQRERVDTLFARLTHLARKMEFMRRAFAGESAGNETQDETQAGWLPEFVEARLALKRALLHKSAAGPDEQRRVAAILRRATAEIEGGTGA